The proteins below come from a single Etheostoma spectabile isolate EspeVRDwgs_2016 chromosome 4, UIUC_Espe_1.0, whole genome shotgun sequence genomic window:
- the LOC116687688 gene encoding transmembrane protein 82-like: MFFSFSWILGTSDWTSFDLNPTDCFFKGLVGACGISVLYNLMRVYHFIQMCSDFKTETESKLRSSAFGNLRANWTTALQFWTLTVFLSLVNSRVSSLIVLEFSLRAVSAWVSAGVAGNGRGLDLLLIQCQFPLGCSLTCTLDFLHKGAPHSTLSLFLAASLSWALASVSHNLWSHVARLYPLHSRERYCGKCITLLASGHTILASLQRAVVLAFALATVAYTSTIYDQFLSQKDALKFWIPLTLCYTMLVVYIQDNQQQQPGINALRHTVLLRMGALLVIMLTVGDWSDVLHVLITFLGEAVCLLPSQDLLKAALKEEEDTSLRKYEQSSSYKTMKTSSADS, encoded by the exons GAATATCAGTGCTGTACAATTTGATGAGAGTTTACCATTTCATTCAAATGTGCAG TGATTTTAAGACTGAAACTGAAAGCAAACTGAGGTCATCCGCATTTGGCAATCTGAGAGCGAACTGGACAACAGCTCTCCAGTTCTGGACCCTGACggtctttctgtctctggtAAACTCAAGGGTTTCCTCTCTGATAGTGCTGGAGTTTTctctcagagctgtttctgccTGGGTATCAGCAGGAGTG GCTGGCAATGGCAGAGGCTTAGACCTACTCCTGATCCAGTGCCAGTTTCCCCTGGGTTGCAGCCTCACCTGTACTCTTGACTTCCTCCATAAGGGGGCTCCACACAGCACCCTCAGCTTGTTTCTGGCAGCTTCTCTCAGCTGGGCACTGGCAAGTGTCAGCCACAATCTGTGGAGCCATGTGGCCAGACTTTACCCACTACATAGCAGAGAGCGTTACTGTGGGAAGTGCATCACCCTCCTGGCCTCTGGACACACCATACTGGCTTCACTGCAAAGAGCGGTTGTCTTGGCCTTTGCTCTAGCAACTGTGGCTTACACCAGTACGATTTATGACCAATTCCTGTCCCAGAAGGATGCTCTAAAGTTTTGGATTCCACTGACACTTTGCTACACCATGTTAGTGGTCTACATTCAAG ataatcagcagcagcagcctggcATAAATGCCCTGCGGCACACTGTCTTGCTGCGAATGGGAGCCTTACTGGTGATCATGCTGACAGTGGGCGACTGGTCTGATGTCCTCCACGTCCTCATCACTTTCCTTGGTGAAGCGGTCTGCCTGCTGCCCTCTCAGGACCTGTTAAAAGCCGCGTTGAAG GAAGAAGAAGACACAAGCTTGAGAAAATATGAACAGAGCTCCAGttacaaaacaatgaaaacatcaTCAGCTGACAGCTGA